The Podospora pseudopauciseta strain CBS 411.78 chromosome 2 map unlocalized CBS411.78m_2, whole genome shotgun sequence genome has a window encoding:
- a CDS encoding uncharacterized protein (COG:S; EggNog:ENOG503P46E): protein MSLANDKFPSSAAFDAINQAISASDADRKEAIKAGNAVFAFVLKNKAGETDEWHIDLKNKGAVGKGLGEKPTVTLSLSDADFGALVAGKANAQRLFMSGKLKIKGDVMKATKLDPILKKAQTKAKL, encoded by the exons ATGTCTCTCGCCAACG ACAAGTtcccctcctcggccgcctttgACGCGATCAACCAGGCCATCTCTGCTTCCGACGCCGACCGCAAGGAGGCCATCAAGGCCGGCAACGCTGTTTTCGCCTTTGTGCTCAAGAACAAGGCTGGCGAGACGGACGAGTGGCACATTGATCTTAAGAACAAGGGGGCTGTTGGCAAGGGGCTTGGGGAAAAGCCTACTG tcaccctctccctctccgacGCCGACTTTGGCGCTCTTGTCGCCGGCAAGGCCAACGCGCAGAGACTGTTCATGTCTGGCAAGCTCAAGATCAAGGGAGATGTCATGAAGGCTACCAAGCTGGATCCTATTCTTAAGAAGGCGCAGACTAAGGCTAAGCTTTAG